A part of Arachis hypogaea cultivar Tifrunner chromosome 12, arahy.Tifrunner.gnm2.J5K5, whole genome shotgun sequence genomic DNA contains:
- the LOC140176741 gene encoding uncharacterized protein: MPVFPNLLRSPEDFAKWKCIKYKGGIQSDILSSVGLMEIRNLAWDCPKKKKYKSGRVQQLGRVFTTSAAGAEGSETLIRGNCEAAGKLLNALFDYGATHSFIAFEKASELGLKMVVLGYDLKVHNATFEAVVTRISCPQVSFRVKQKDSIRDLIFLPMTGLDLILGLDWLSENRVLLNCYEKTLHFMLEGLEGPVMVKDYYLNSVVVNSSGYELFSDDIPDFPPAREIEFAIELVPGAEPISIAPYRMSLLKLTELKFQLEELIITVRNKYPLPRIDDLMDQLQRAGVFSKIDLRSNYHQIRVRDEDIPKNAFKTCYGHYEYTTMSFGLTNAPAVFMDYMNKILFADCVTDLEGKKVGRPTSMTKIRSFLSLAGYYRSFIKGFSQLTLPLMKLTRKDSPFVWTSKCEESFQALKLKLTIALVLVLPEPNVPFEVYCDASLKGLECVLMQHPNVVAYASWQLRPHEMNYRLTI; encoded by the exons ATGCCGGTTTTCCCGAATCTGTTAAGGTCTCCGGAAGACTTTGCTAAATGGAAGTGTATAAAGTATAAGGGAGGGATTCAGAGTGATATTCTGAGCTCTGTTGGGCTGATGGAGATCAG GAACCTAGCCTGGGATTGTCCAAAAAAGAAGAAGTATAAATCTGGGAGAGTACAACAACTAGGGAGAGTGTTCACTACATCTGCCGCTGGtgccgagggatccgagacaTTGATTAGAGGTAATTGCGAGGCGGCTGGTAAacttttaaatgctttatttgactATGGGGCGACACATTCATTCATAGCATTTGAGAAGGCTAGTGAGTTAGGACTAAAGATGGTAGTGTTGGGTTATGATTTGAAAGTGCATAATGCTACTTTTGAAGCCGTTGTAACTAGAATAAGTTGTCCACAAGTTTCGTTCCGAGTTAAACAGAAAGATTCTATCCGTGATTTGATTTTTCTGccgatgactggtcttgatctcatcttgGGATTGGATTGGCTGTCTGAGAACCGCGTTTTGTTAAATTGTTATGAGAAGACGCTGCATTTTATGTTGGAAGGGTTGGAAGGTCCAGTTATGGTGAAGGATTATTATCTGAACTCTGTCGTTGTGAACAGTAGTGGGTACGAAT TGTTTTCGGATGACATTCCTGACTTCCCTCCTGCTCGAGAAATCGAGTTTGCGATTGAGTTGGTACCTGGAGCCGAGCCAATCTCAATTGCTCCTTATCGAATGTCACTGTTGAAATTAACTGAACTCAAATTTCAGTTAGAAGAACTAATTA TCACTGTGAGGAACAAATATCCATTACCAAGAATTGATGATCTAATGGACCAGTTACAGAGAGCTGGAGTTTTCTCTAAAATTGACTTGCGATCCaattatcaccagataagggtgagagaTGAAGATATCCCTAAGAATGCTTTCAAGActtgttatggtcattacgagtacactacaatgtcttttgggttgacaaatGCTCCTGCAGTGTTCATGGACTACATGAACAAAATTTTATTTGCAGACTGTGTTACAGATCTTGAAGGAAAGAAAGTT GGGCGACCAACTTCTATGACAAAGATTAGGAGTTTTCTCAGTTTAGCGGGTTATTATCGAAGTTTCATCAAAGGTTTCTCACAACTCACTTTGCCTTTAATGAAGCTGACTAGAAAGGATTCACCATTTGTCTGGACCTCTAAATGTGAGGAAAGTTTCCAAGCATTGAAGCTGAAGTTGACCATTGCACTTGTGTTAGTGTTGCCTGAGCCAAATGtaccatttgaggtgtactgtgacgCATCATTGAAGGGTCTTGAGTGTGTGCTGATGCAGCACCCTAATGTCGTGGCATATGCTTCATGGCAGTTGAGACCACACGAAATGAATTATCGACTCACGATCTAG